In Novosphingobium sp. MMS21-SN21R, a single genomic region encodes these proteins:
- the nudC gene encoding NAD(+) diphosphatase, with the protein METTIAFAGAGLDRTDHIRADAEKLTSLMNWRARLLKLDGIDPVIAPDGSLDWGTLADADPAAELVFLGLMEDGAKDPRACFAQVTPAMIGSVAPPNPRLWSAMGMLSPTDLAIYGGARSLVDWHARHRFCARCGSPTTLAKGGWQRNCTNDRCKAEHFPRVDPVTIMTVECDGELLLGRQPRFPPRRYSALAGFVEPGESLESAVKREVLEEAGVKARSVEYVASQPWPFPSSLMIGCHAYADDKTIVIDETELDDARWFTREEVAHAMSGAEDGAFIAPPPFAVAHHLLKWWLAR; encoded by the coding sequence ATGGAGACCACGATTGCCTTCGCAGGCGCTGGGCTTGACCGCACCGACCACATCCGCGCCGATGCCGAAAAGCTCACCAGCCTGATGAACTGGCGCGCGCGCCTGCTCAAGCTGGACGGGATCGATCCGGTCATCGCGCCCGATGGCAGCCTCGATTGGGGCACGCTGGCCGATGCAGATCCCGCCGCCGAACTCGTGTTCCTCGGCCTGATGGAAGACGGTGCCAAAGACCCCAGGGCCTGCTTCGCGCAAGTCACGCCTGCGATGATCGGCAGCGTTGCCCCGCCCAACCCGCGCCTGTGGAGCGCCATGGGCATGCTATCGCCCACCGATCTCGCGATCTACGGCGGCGCGCGCAGCCTTGTCGACTGGCACGCCCGCCACCGCTTCTGCGCCCGCTGCGGTAGCCCCACCACGCTCGCCAAGGGCGGCTGGCAGCGCAACTGCACCAATGACCGTTGCAAAGCCGAACACTTCCCCCGCGTCGATCCGGTCACGATCATGACAGTCGAATGCGATGGCGAACTGCTGCTCGGCCGCCAGCCGCGCTTCCCGCCGCGCCGCTACTCCGCGCTGGCAGGTTTCGTCGAGCCCGGCGAAAGCCTCGAAAGCGCGGTCAAGCGCGAAGTGCTGGAAGAAGCAGGCGTCAAAGCGCGCTCGGTCGAATACGTCGCCAGCCAGCCTTGGCCGTTCCCGTCATCCCTGATGATCGGCTGCCACGCCTATGCCGACGACAAGACCATCGTGATCGACGAAACCGAACTCGACGACGCCCGCTGGTTCACCCGCGAGGAAGTCGCCCACGCCATGAGCGGCGCCGAAGACGGCGCTTTCATCGCCCCGCCACCGTTTGCGGTTGCGCACCATTTGCTCAAGTGGTGGCTGGCGCGGTAA
- a CDS encoding thioredoxin domain-containing protein: MKFARALLLAALPLTLGLAACDKKGDAATGEVSSSEPIAKISAPAGKNWTETFAVTPEGGYLLGNPNAPIKLIEFGALSCSHCAAFSKEGFPKLRDDYVASGRVSYELRLFLLNALDMPAALLATCGSPEAVIPLSEQFWEFQPTMFANLQKDDAAFQQVSNLPVDKRFAGIAQLGGMSEFFASRGIAAAQGASCLADTAKATKLATTNEQWSKEFDITGTPTFFLNGSKTGVATWAELEPMLQKAGAR, from the coding sequence ATGAAATTCGCCCGCGCCCTGCTTCTTGCCGCCCTGCCCCTGACGCTTGGCCTTGCCGCCTGCGACAAGAAGGGCGATGCCGCGACCGGGGAGGTTTCGAGTTCGGAACCGATCGCCAAGATCTCCGCGCCTGCGGGGAAAAATTGGACCGAGACGTTCGCGGTGACACCCGAAGGCGGTTATCTGCTAGGCAATCCCAACGCACCGATCAAGCTGATCGAGTTCGGCGCGCTGTCGTGCTCGCACTGCGCGGCGTTTTCGAAAGAAGGCTTCCCCAAGCTGCGCGACGACTATGTTGCGTCTGGCCGGGTAAGCTATGAATTGCGCCTGTTCCTCCTGAACGCGCTCGACATGCCCGCCGCGCTGCTCGCCACGTGTGGTTCGCCTGAGGCCGTGATTCCGCTGTCGGAGCAGTTCTGGGAATTCCAGCCCACGATGTTCGCCAACCTCCAGAAGGATGACGCCGCATTCCAGCAGGTCTCCAACCTGCCGGTGGACAAGCGCTTTGCCGGGATCGCGCAGCTTGGCGGGATGAGCGAATTCTTTGCCTCGCGCGGGATCGCGGCGGCGCAGGGCGCTTCGTGCCTGGCCGATACCGCCAAGGCAACCAAGCTTGCGACCACGAACGAGCAGTGGAGCAAGGAGTTCGACATCACCGGCACGCCGACGTTCTTCCTGAATGGCAGCAAGACCGGGGTGGCCACCTGGGCCGAACTTGAGCCGATGCTGCAAAAGGCGGGCGCACGCTAA
- a CDS encoding DUF721 domain-containing protein produces the protein MESTPSDAAKKKKPATVKAVAGKPYERPRGGEARQIADLMPAIGRTAFRRFGFVQSSVVTRWPEIVGERHARHCMPESIRFAPGEKADGILQLVVTPAHATIIQHVTPEIIERVNRFFGYSAVARVKIRQGVVQAPKAKEAPRAAPPSLKPIAMELGDSLRDIGDPELRTVLESLARSLDVAAKGKVS, from the coding sequence ATGGAAAGCACCCCTTCGGACGCCGCAAAGAAGAAGAAGCCTGCAACGGTCAAAGCTGTTGCAGGCAAACCCTACGAGCGTCCGCGCGGGGGTGAGGCGCGGCAGATCGCCGATTTGATGCCTGCCATCGGGCGCACCGCCTTCCGCCGCTTCGGCTTCGTGCAATCGAGCGTGGTCACGCGCTGGCCCGAGATCGTGGGCGAGCGACACGCGCGGCACTGCATGCCCGAATCGATCCGCTTTGCACCGGGCGAGAAGGCCGACGGCATCCTGCAACTGGTGGTGACGCCCGCCCACGCCACGATCATCCAGCACGTTACGCCAGAGATCATCGAGCGCGTGAACCGCTTTTTCGGCTATAGCGCCGTGGCGCGGGTGAAAATCCGGCAAGGTGTGGTTCAGGCACCAAAAGCGAAAGAAGCGCCGCGCGCCGCGCCGCCATCGCTGAAGCCCATAGCGATGGAACTGGGGGATTCGCTGCGCGACATCGGCGATCCCGAACTGCGCACCGTGCTGGAAAGCCTGGCTCGCAGTCTGGATGTGGCAGCGAAGGGGAAGGTTTCGTGA
- a CDS encoding serine hydrolase domain-containing protein, translated as MNAMTLSRRGLIGSFGALAGSALVPRAAFASAAAEARFPAVSRMIEGYVGSGKLPGMIAALGAGSSAAPLDIARGTLAKISQTPVDMDSLFRIYSMTKPITGMAAMMLVDEGKLRLDQPIADLIPAFAKLQVQVTPDGSITDLRPAKAQITVRHLLTHTSGLGYSIIQKGPIKDAYIKAGLVPGRASRMPLPGLEGFKPLANLAQFTEVLATMPLVYEPGSVWSYSVGLDVMGRLIEMVSGQPFDQFLQDRLFAPAGMDSTWFRVPEAQVARLTTNYAVAAGMLLPIDPGRSSIYLDAPPCPFGGAGLVSSPRDYDRFLRMLLGFGKIEGRQVMSEAAVRLGTSNLLPEGADVSQSFIKGNGFGAGGSVGLGEDAGTYGWGGAAGTVAFVNYRAGIRAGLYTQYMPAETYPVHREFAQAVLADVTGKKAAV; from the coding sequence ATGAACGCCATGACCCTGTCCCGGCGCGGACTGATCGGTTCGTTCGGCGCGCTCGCCGGCAGTGCACTCGTGCCGCGCGCGGCCTTTGCCAGCGCCGCGGCCGAAGCCCGCTTCCCCGCCGTCTCGCGCATGATCGAAGGCTATGTCGGCTCGGGCAAGCTGCCCGGCATGATCGCGGCGCTTGGGGCCGGCAGCAGTGCCGCCCCGCTCGACATTGCGCGCGGAACCCTCGCAAAGATCAGCCAGACCCCGGTCGATATGGACAGCCTGTTCCGCATCTATTCGATGACCAAGCCCATTACCGGCATGGCAGCGATGATGCTGGTCGACGAAGGCAAACTGCGGCTCGACCAGCCCATCGCCGATCTGATCCCCGCCTTCGCCAAACTGCAGGTGCAGGTCACGCCCGATGGCTCGATCACCGACTTGCGCCCTGCCAAAGCACAGATCACCGTGCGTCACCTGCTCACCCACACCTCGGGTCTGGGCTATTCGATCATACAGAAAGGCCCGATCAAGGACGCCTATATCAAGGCAGGCCTCGTGCCGGGGCGGGCCAGCAGAATGCCCCTGCCGGGCCTTGAAGGCTTCAAGCCGTTGGCCAACCTTGCGCAGTTCACCGAAGTGCTGGCAACGATGCCGCTCGTCTATGAACCCGGCAGCGTGTGGAGCTATTCGGTCGGTCTCGATGTGATGGGGCGGCTGATCGAAATGGTCTCGGGCCAACCGTTCGACCAGTTCCTGCAGGACCGTCTGTTTGCGCCAGCAGGCATGGATTCAACGTGGTTCCGCGTGCCGGAAGCGCAAGTCGCGCGCCTTACCACGAATTATGCAGTTGCCGCCGGGATGCTTCTGCCGATCGATCCGGGCCGTTCCTCGATCTATCTCGATGCGCCGCCTTGCCCGTTCGGTGGGGCCGGACTGGTGTCCTCCCCCCGTGATTATGACCGCTTCCTGCGCATGTTGCTGGGTTTCGGCAAGATTGAGGGCCGGCAAGTGATGAGCGAAGCCGCCGTCCGCCTCGGCACCAGCAACCTCCTGCCCGAAGGCGCAGACGTTTCGCAATCGTTCATCAAAGGCAACGGCTTCGGTGCAGGCGGTTCGGTCGGGCTGGGCGAAGATGCCGGAACCTACGGCTGGGGCGGGGCTGCCGGCACAGTGGCATTTGTCAATTATCGTGCAGGCATCCGGGCCGGGCTGTACACCCAGTACATGCCGGCCGAAACTTACCCGGTGCACCGCGAATTCGCACAGGCCGTGCTGGCCGACGTAACTGGAAAGAAGGCCGCAGTCTGA
- a CDS encoding twin-arginine translocation pathway signal protein, whose protein sequence is MNLGRFGAVLALAMMITAGVPAQAGDAAATPAVSPVPASFTVPTLAQTPKFKLVPLGPALVKIDFDAYMSSIDHLQKTFTRSPDWPHTGITDVDAMRDMETEQARFQARTSFAYAVLTPDGLRERGCVYVYPSPVKGYDAEVRMWVTKAEHDAGFDAELYTWVQGWMRTDWPFKNVAYPGRAIGWEEWDSKVAASKAG, encoded by the coding sequence ATGAACCTCGGGCGATTTGGCGCAGTGCTGGCCTTGGCGATGATGATCACCGCAGGCGTCCCGGCGCAGGCAGGGGACGCTGCAGCAACACCTGCCGTATCACCCGTTCCCGCCAGCTTCACGGTCCCGACCCTCGCCCAAACTCCGAAGTTCAAGCTCGTTCCCCTCGGTCCCGCCTTGGTGAAGATCGACTTCGACGCCTACATGTCCTCCATCGACCACCTGCAGAAGACGTTCACCCGCAGCCCGGACTGGCCGCACACCGGCATCACCGATGTCGATGCCATGCGCGACATGGAAACCGAACAGGCCCGGTTTCAGGCCCGCACATCCTTCGCCTATGCAGTCCTCACCCCCGACGGCCTCCGCGAGCGCGGCTGCGTCTACGTCTATCCCAGCCCCGTAAAGGGCTATGACGCCGAAGTCCGCATGTGGGTGACCAAGGCCGAACACGACGCCGGTTTTGACGCCGAACTCTACACTTGGGTGCAAGGTTGGATGCGCACGGATTGGCCGTTCAAGAACGTGGCATATCCCGGCCGCGCTATCGGGTGGGAAGAATGGGATTCCAAAGTCGCTGCCAGCAAAGCTGGATAG
- the mgtE gene encoding magnesium transporter has product MERDQDLADTLLPDADDLVPAAEPSRHAESLDEADNTLRPSFVRKVSEALENGEDEAVYNLVEPLHPADIADLFELIDRDDRVLLARAINDLMGGEVFAELNDHVRELLVDELDPDEVADLAEQMETDDAVALIEDLDEEDQQAVLAEMEPEDRAAIESALSYPEETAGRLMSRDVIAVPEAMTVGDLIDFLRRNDDLPTEFWEVFIVDPKHHPLGTCQLAWILRAPRSVLLSDVMKRDQTLIPVTMDQEEVALRFQKYALISAAVVDESGRLVGQITVDDIVHIIQEEASEDILRLSGAGDGDINEPILLTVRTRLTWLIVNLGTALVAASVVGLFQGAIARFALLAVLMPIVSGMGGNAGTQTLAVVVRAIATNQLTSSNTVRMILREFRIAATNGATLGLLIGAGTALLFGNPLLGAVIGAAMVINNLVAGLAGILVPVTLDRLKVDPAVSSAVFVTMATDVMGFFSFLGLAVLSGLAG; this is encoded by the coding sequence ATGGAGCGCGATCAGGACCTTGCCGATACCCTGCTCCCCGACGCGGACGACCTGGTCCCGGCGGCCGAACCATCGCGCCATGCCGAAAGCCTCGACGAGGCGGACAACACGCTGCGCCCCTCGTTCGTGCGCAAGGTGTCAGAAGCGCTGGAAAACGGCGAGGATGAGGCAGTCTACAACCTTGTAGAGCCGCTGCATCCCGCCGACATCGCCGACCTGTTCGAACTGATCGACCGCGACGACCGCGTGCTGCTGGCGCGCGCGATCAACGACCTGATGGGCGGCGAGGTCTTTGCCGAACTCAACGACCACGTGCGCGAACTGCTGGTCGACGAACTTGATCCCGACGAGGTGGCCGACCTTGCCGAGCAGATGGAGACGGACGACGCCGTCGCCCTGATCGAGGATCTCGACGAGGAAGACCAGCAGGCGGTGCTGGCCGAGATGGAGCCGGAAGACCGCGCGGCCATCGAATCGGCGCTGTCCTACCCGGAAGAAACTGCCGGACGCCTGATGAGCCGCGACGTGATCGCGGTTCCAGAGGCGATGACGGTGGGCGACCTCATCGATTTCCTGCGCCGCAACGACGATCTTCCCACCGAGTTCTGGGAAGTGTTCATCGTCGATCCCAAGCACCATCCGCTGGGCACCTGCCAACTGGCGTGGATCCTGCGTGCGCCTCGCAGCGTGCTGCTGTCGGACGTGATGAAGCGCGACCAGACGCTGATCCCGGTGACGATGGATCAGGAAGAAGTTGCGTTGCGCTTCCAGAAATACGCGCTGATTTCCGCGGCCGTGGTGGACGAGAGCGGGCGGCTGGTCGGCCAGATCACCGTCGACGATATCGTCCACATCATTCAGGAAGAGGCGAGCGAGGACATCCTGCGCCTGTCGGGCGCGGGCGACGGCGACATCAATGAGCCGATCCTGCTGACCGTGCGCACGCGCCTGACGTGGCTGATCGTGAACCTTGGCACGGCGCTGGTGGCAGCATCGGTGGTCGGGCTGTTCCAGGGCGCGATTGCACGGTTTGCGCTGCTGGCTGTGCTGATGCCGATCGTTTCGGGCATGGGCGGAAATGCGGGGACGCAGACGCTGGCGGTGGTCGTGCGCGCCATTGCGACCAACCAGCTGACCAGCTCGAACACCGTGCGCATGATCCTGCGCGAATTCAGGATTGCCGCGACAAACGGCGCAACGCTGGGACTGCTGATCGGCGCGGGCACGGCGCTGCTGTTCGGCAATCCGCTGCTGGGCGCGGTGATCGGGGCGGCGATGGTGATCAACAATCTGGTCGCGGGGCTGGCCGGGATACTCGTGCCGGTGACGCTCGACCGGCTGAAAGTGGACCCGGCTGTCTCTTCTGCCGTATTCGTGACGATGGCGACCGATGTCATGGGCTTCTTCTCGTTCCTCGGCCTCGCCGTGCTGAGCGGGCTGGCCGGGTGA
- a CDS encoding GMC family oxidoreductase, with the protein MAKTQFDAIVVGSGITGGWAAKELTQAGLKVLMIERGREIVHGEYETEMKTPWEMPFRGQGDAALYVKEYGVQSRNRQFNEFTQSHFVNDAQNPYSTAPGTDFAWLRSYQLGGRSLTWGRQSYRWSDYDFGANKRDGHGTDWPIRYADVAPWYDKVEEFIGVSGAMEGLKQLPDGKFQPPMALNAVETHVKQVVADKFGRCMTVGRVANMTEAKPDEGRSACQNRSICARGCSYGAYFSTQSSTLPAAQATGNLTVVTDAIVEHVDYDPATRRVTGVRYVNTRDGTRGSATARIVFLNAGAFNSVHLLLNSRSEAMPTGLANSSGVLGTQIMDHASTLSTMALFPQFAGRTSFGNRPTGVVVARYRNMDEMDGTGHTRGFSFQGGALQSNWAAGKREAGIGADFKNHLRSPGMWRMVLVAFADSVPRDSNRLTLDPAKTDRFGIPQLHIAFAHGKEEQAALAQAKADAAEMMTAAGGKVIMGSDQPGPGGMAIHEMGGARMGLDPKTSVLNKWSQAHDIANLFVTDGAQMASSACQNPSLTYMALTARACDAAVRMLREGVI; encoded by the coding sequence ATGGCCAAAACGCAATTCGACGCGATCGTGGTTGGCTCGGGCATCACCGGCGGCTGGGCCGCCAAGGAACTCACGCAGGCCGGGCTCAAGGTCCTGATGATCGAACGCGGGCGCGAAATCGTCCACGGCGAATACGAGACCGAGATGAAGACGCCGTGGGAAATGCCGTTCCGGGGGCAGGGCGATGCCGCGCTCTATGTGAAGGAATACGGCGTCCAGTCGCGCAACCGCCAGTTCAACGAGTTCACCCAAAGCCACTTCGTCAACGACGCGCAGAACCCCTACAGCACCGCCCCCGGCACCGATTTCGCCTGGCTGCGCTCCTACCAGCTTGGCGGACGCTCGCTCACCTGGGGCCGCCAGTCCTACCGCTGGTCCGACTACGATTTCGGCGCGAACAAGCGCGACGGCCACGGCACCGATTGGCCTATCCGCTATGCCGACGTCGCGCCGTGGTATGACAAGGTCGAGGAATTCATCGGCGTTTCGGGCGCGATGGAAGGGCTGAAGCAGCTCCCCGACGGCAAGTTCCAGCCACCCATGGCGCTCAACGCGGTCGAGACTCACGTCAAGCAGGTCGTCGCCGACAAGTTCGGTCGCTGCATGACCGTCGGCCGCGTCGCCAACATGACCGAGGCCAAGCCCGACGAGGGCCGCTCCGCTTGTCAGAACCGCTCGATCTGCGCGCGCGGCTGCTCCTACGGCGCGTACTTTTCCACCCAGTCGAGCACGTTGCCTGCAGCGCAAGCCACAGGCAACCTCACCGTCGTGACAGACGCCATCGTCGAACACGTCGACTACGATCCCGCCACCCGGCGCGTCACCGGCGTCCGCTACGTGAATACCAGGGACGGCACGCGCGGCTCCGCCACAGCCCGCATCGTGTTCCTCAACGCAGGCGCGTTCAACTCGGTTCACCTGCTGCTCAACTCACGCTCGGAAGCCATGCCGACCGGCCTTGCCAATTCAAGCGGCGTCCTCGGCACCCAGATCATGGACCACGCCAGCACCCTGTCCACGATGGCGTTGTTCCCGCAGTTTGCAGGCCGCACCAGCTTCGGCAATCGCCCGACCGGCGTCGTCGTCGCGCGCTATCGCAACATGGACGAGATGGACGGCACCGGCCACACTCGTGGCTTCTCGTTTCAGGGCGGCGCGCTGCAAAGCAACTGGGCGGCGGGCAAACGCGAGGCGGGCATCGGCGCGGACTTCAAGAACCATCTGCGCAGCCCCGGCATGTGGCGCATGGTCCTCGTCGCCTTTGCCGATAGCGTGCCGCGTGACAGCAACCGCCTCACGCTCGATCCGGCAAAGACCGACCGCTTCGGCATTCCCCAGCTGCACATCGCGTTTGCCCACGGCAAGGAAGAGCAGGCCGCGCTCGCACAGGCCAAGGCAGACGCTGCCGAAATGATGACTGCGGCGGGCGGCAAGGTCATCATGGGCTCTGACCAGCCCGGCCCGGGCGGCATGGCCATCCACGAGATGGGCGGTGCGCGCATGGGCCTCGATCCCAAGACTTCGGTGCTCAACAAGTGGAGCCAGGCCCACGACATTGCCAACCTGTTCGTCACCGATGGCGCGCAGATGGCATCGTCAGCCTGCCAGAATCCCTCGCTCACCTACATGGCGCTCACCGCGCGCGCCTGCGATGCTGCGGTCAGGATGCTGCGCGAAGGCGTGATCTAG
- a CDS encoding peptidylprolyl isomerase, which produces MADENLVLSLDSGDVVIKLRPDLAPGHVDRIKELVGEGFYNGVKFHRVIPGFMAQGGCPQGTGMGGSDKPDLQAEFNAEPHVRGVCSMARTSYPHSANSQFFICFDDARFLDKQYTVWGQVVSGMEHVDALPKGEPPAKPGVINKAAIVAA; this is translated from the coding sequence ATGGCTGACGAAAACCTCGTTCTTTCGCTCGATTCCGGCGATGTCGTGATCAAGCTGCGCCCCGATCTTGCCCCCGGCCACGTGGACCGGATCAAGGAACTGGTCGGAGAAGGCTTCTACAACGGCGTGAAGTTCCACCGCGTGATTCCCGGCTTCATGGCGCAGGGCGGCTGCCCCCAGGGCACCGGTATGGGCGGTTCGGACAAGCCCGACCTCCAGGCCGAATTCAACGCCGAGCCACACGTGCGCGGCGTCTGCTCGATGGCCCGCACCAGCTATCCGCACTCGGCCAACAGCCAGTTCTTCATCTGCTTCGACGATGCCCGCTTCCTCGACAAGCAGTACACCGTCTGGGGCCAGGTCGTCAGCGGCATGGAACACGTCGATGCGCTGCCCAAGGGCGAACCGCCGGCAAAGCCGGGCGTGATCAACAAGGCCGCCATCGTCGCGGCCTGA
- a CDS encoding DUF1489 domain-containing protein — translation MPLHMTKVAYGAQSLTEIHEWFSSGGRRGDASEARLTTKNRPKRAAEMIGSSLFWIHKHQLVARSEILGFEDAEGGRTNIVISTKLIDVHPSPKRAHQGWRYLEDADAPRDLADGEAGEVLPAQIASELAKLGLV, via the coding sequence ATGCCGCTGCACATGACCAAGGTTGCCTATGGTGCGCAGTCGCTGACGGAAATCCATGAGTGGTTTTCGAGCGGCGGGCGGCGCGGCGATGCCAGCGAGGCGCGGCTGACGACCAAGAACCGGCCCAAGCGCGCGGCCGAGATGATCGGCAGTTCGCTGTTCTGGATTCACAAGCACCAGTTGGTCGCGCGGTCCGAAATCCTCGGCTTCGAGGATGCCGAGGGCGGGCGCACGAACATCGTCATCTCGACCAAGCTGATCGACGTCCACCCCAGCCCCAAGCGCGCCCATCAGGGGTGGCGCTATCTGGAAGACGCCGACGCGCCACGTGATTTGGCGGATGGCGAAGCGGGCGAAGTGCTGCCGGCGCAGATTGCGTCGGAACTGGCTAAGCTGGGGCTGGTCTGA
- a CDS encoding thioredoxin domain-containing protein, with the protein MKKAIATAVFALGVLVSLTGAGKPAKPVSRANWVAAGSVTPEGYHVLGNPAAALRLTEFVSYTCPHCSHFEVESEAQLKIGMVAPGKGVIEVRNFVRDPIDLTVALLTNCVPANRFFQLHTAFMRNQPTWIVPATNSSEAQRQRWTTGPFAARTRAIASDFKFYEFMGSRGMDRTAVDRCLANEALAKKLATQTQEAMDTYNVSGTPSFMVDGVLLAGTHDWTSLKPQLEARLK; encoded by the coding sequence GTGAAGAAGGCAATTGCGACCGCCGTATTTGCGCTGGGGGTGCTGGTTTCGCTGACGGGCGCAGGCAAGCCCGCCAAGCCGGTCAGTCGCGCCAACTGGGTGGCGGCAGGATCGGTGACGCCGGAGGGTTACCACGTGCTCGGCAATCCGGCGGCGGCGCTGCGGCTGACCGAGTTCGTCAGCTATACCTGCCCGCATTGTTCGCACTTCGAGGTGGAATCCGAGGCGCAACTCAAGATCGGCATGGTTGCGCCGGGCAAGGGCGTGATCGAGGTGCGCAATTTCGTGCGCGACCCGATCGACCTGACCGTGGCGCTGCTGACCAATTGCGTGCCCGCCAACCGGTTCTTCCAGCTGCACACCGCATTCATGCGCAATCAGCCGACATGGATCGTGCCCGCCACCAATTCGAGCGAGGCACAGCGGCAGCGCTGGACGACCGGGCCATTCGCCGCGCGGACGCGCGCAATTGCCAGTGACTTCAAGTTCTATGAATTCATGGGCTCGCGCGGGATGGACCGCACGGCGGTGGATCGCTGCCTTGCCAACGAGGCGCTGGCCAAGAAATTGGCGACGCAAACCCAGGAAGCGATGGACACATACAACGTCAGCGGCACCCCGAGCTTCATGGTCGATGGCGTGCTCCTGGCGGGCACACACGATTGGACCTCGCTGAAACCGCAGCTTGAGGCGCGGTTGAAGTAG
- a CDS encoding gluconate 2-dehydrogenase subunit 3 family protein, whose protein sequence is MQDRQQSGWDRRTFLGAATLLALALGDPLRAASLANLGPADAPTKRQRLLMKDLAQLVLPRTGTPGAGEAGAGDFAILALAHGLGGARKSVAAGSVPARFVRSDGSLAHVAWIESELDSRSGGAFLKTAPARRAALLTALDAEAFAPGEGDHPWKAIKAAILTGYYTSEIGASQELQYEHVPGRFDPDLPLTPGYRAWSSDWTAVEFG, encoded by the coding sequence ATGCAGGACAGGCAGCAAAGCGGATGGGACCGCCGAACATTTCTCGGCGCTGCAACCCTGCTCGCCCTCGCACTGGGCGATCCTTTGCGCGCCGCCAGTCTGGCCAATCTCGGGCCTGCCGATGCGCCAACGAAGCGTCAGCGCCTGCTGATGAAGGACCTCGCCCAGCTCGTCCTGCCGCGCACCGGCACCCCCGGCGCGGGCGAGGCGGGTGCAGGGGATTTCGCCATCCTCGCTCTCGCGCATGGCCTCGGCGGTGCGCGCAAGTCGGTAGCAGCAGGCTCTGTCCCCGCGCGCTTCGTCCGCAGCGACGGCTCGCTGGCCCATGTCGCATGGATCGAGAGCGAACTCGATTCGCGCTCGGGCGGTGCCTTCCTCAAGACCGCGCCCGCCCGCCGCGCGGCACTCCTCACCGCGCTCGATGCCGAAGCCTTCGCACCCGGCGAGGGTGACCACCCGTGGAAGGCGATCAAGGCAGCGATCCTCACCGGGTACTACACCAGCGAGATCGGGGCGTCGCAGGAGCTGCAATACGAGCATGTCCCCGGCCGCTTCGACCCCGACCTCCCGCTCACCCCCGGCTATCGCGCCTGGTCGAGCGACTGGACCGCAGTGGAGTTCGGATGA